TGTTAGTATGTAATATAATTCTGATTAATGCTTGTAAGATTTTCATATGGCATAACTCGTTCCAAAGATAATACTTGGACCAAATATATACTACCTCTTTAGCTAATCCATCGTACTCTCTTGCTAGCTCTATCACGTTGTCGGCATAAGATGAAAATAGTTATATTGCATGGTGAAATGTCCAAGTCAAAATACCGGCATTTAAACAGCTTGCTAGACTTCCTATAACGAGATTCATTCATATCAAATACAATAGAGACTTCTATTCTCTGAGTGGCTTGTATTTCGAgtcattccatttttttaattttgagttcATCCTTTTGCCAGTGAAATGTTAACGTATTATTAATAAGTCCTAATACTCCTAGCACAAACATCAAAGTATTAATGGCCGCATCGAATTCAGAAAATGTATATAGTAAGATGTAGAAAAGTGCCACCTAATGGGAATCTGTCGACTGTATATGAGTCTTTTCAGTCCAACTCAGTCTGTCTGTTAAGCTTCATACGAAGTTCTTGCTTATTAACTCCCTGTATTGTTGTATTCACAGGTATCCAGTAAACAGCATTTTCGGAAACATCATGATTCCGAGCGGCACCTATGAAGGCATTTATGAGGGCCACAGTTCAGATAACGATGTTGCTCCAGAGATTATCGAATATAGAGCATCTCCTCATCGGAAGATCTCGTCTTTTAATGGTCCGAAACGTGGCATGACATCAAATACAGCAGTACACGAGCTTCTTGAATGCCCTGTTTGTACGAATGTAATGTACCCCCCAATTCACCAGGTAATTACTCCTTCCTCACTATACATATCTTGTCTTATTCAAAACTTCTGTATCGTGCAAATGAAATGACTAAAATATACTAACGTTACTGCCAGAAACGGGTAGTGCTCTGATACAGAAGTCTCAATTCAATCTTGGCTGATAGTAATTGAATTTTGACTGTAGAGATTGTTTAGATAAAACTATTGGTGTTTAGTTGCTTATAACTGTAGCATGTAATGACAAAAGGTGGAATTATTAGTCACTCAAGAGGCATTTACTTTGAGTGATCGAACGATTGATAAAAGTaatccaaattccaaactaaaCCACTATTTACTTGGattgattttgatggattGATTAAATTCGGGGGCTGTGGTTTGAAGAATTTTGTTAGTTAGATGATAGGTTCATGATTCTGGCGGAAGGTTCAGTCGGTTTAAGATGAATGCTAGGAAGGTATGGAGAAAGGTCGTTCTAAGtcgtattttttatttggtgtcGTGAAAACAGTATGAACTTGACACGCAGATGAGATATAGTCAAAATTCATGTTTCCTACCATTGCAGTGTCCAAATGGCCATACTCTATGCTCGAAGTGCCAGTCGAAGGTGCGGTGTTGCCCAATTTGTCGTCACGAACTTGGGAACATAAGATGCTTAGCGTTGGAACGAGTAGCGGAGTCACTTGAACTGCCGTGCAAGTACCAGATCCTCGGGTGTCAGGACATTTTCCCCTATCACGGCAGGTCGAGGCACGAACAGAATTGCCGGTTTCGTCCCTACAAGTGCCCGTACGCTGGCGCAGACTGCCCCATCAGCGGCAGC
The nucleotide sequence above comes from Salvia hispanica cultivar TCC Black 2014 chromosome 5, UniMelb_Shisp_WGS_1.0, whole genome shotgun sequence. Encoded proteins:
- the LOC125189078 gene encoding E3 ubiquitin-protein ligase SINAT2-like, whose product is MIPSGTYEGIYEGHSSDNDVAPEIIEYRASPHRKISSFNGPKRGMTSNTAVHELLECPVCTNVMYPPIHQCPNGHTLCSKCQSKVRCCPICRHELGNIRCLALERVAESLELPCKYQILGCQDIFPYHGRSRHEQNCRFRPYKCPYAGADCPISGSIPFLVDHLKRDHNVDMHDGCTFNHRYVKSNPQDVENATWMLTVFNCYGYQFCLHFEAFNLGMAPVYMAFIRFMGDDHDARKFSYSLEVGGNGRKMTWQGVPRSIRDSHTKVRDSMDGLIIQRSMALFFSGGSRQELKLKVAGRIWKEEA